In the Manis javanica isolate MJ-LG chromosome 12, MJ_LKY, whole genome shotgun sequence genome, one interval contains:
- the CHRNA6 gene encoding neuronal acetylcholine receptor subunit alpha-6 codes for MLTSQDQGVLQLGLCLWLCIFIPFFKGSAGCASEERLFHTLFSHYNQLIRPVENVSDPVTVHFEVAITQLANVDEVNQIMETNLWLRHIWNDYKLRWDPVDYGGIETLRVPVDRIWKPDIVLYNNAVGDFQAEGKTKALLQHDGTITWRPPAVFKSSCPMDITFFPFDHQNCSLKFGSWTYDKAEIDLLIIGSKVDMNDFWENSEWEIVDASGYKHDIKYNCCEEIYTDITYSFYIRRLPMFYTINLIIPCLFISFLTVLVFYLPSDCGEKVTLCVSVLLSLTVFLLVITETVPSTSLAIPLVGEYLLFTTILATLSIVGTVFVLNVHYRTPATHTMPQWVKVGFLQRFPQVLRRRGPLDEARETSSGENPKDTPSRPTRVKLGPRREPKLLQERCRCGQSGELATSKRRLSRRPLQRRAGNSEHSPEVEDVISSVQFIAESMTSQNARKEVEDDWKYVAMVVDRVFLWVFIVLCVLGTAGLFVQPLLGNTGKS; via the exons ATGCTGACCAGCCAGGATCAGGGGGTCCTTCAATTGGGTTTGTGTCTCTGGTTGTGTATATTCATACCTTTCTTTAAAG GCTCTGCAGGCTGTGCATCTGAGGAGAGGCTCTTTCACACACTGTTTTCTCATTATAACCAGCTCATCAGGCCCGTGGAAAATGTTTCGGATCCTGTCACGGTGCACTTTGAAGTGGCCATCACACAGCTGGCCAACGTG GATGAAGTAAACCAGATCATGGAAACCAATTTGTGGCTACGCCAC ATCTGGAACGATTATAAATTGCGCTGGGACCCAGTGGACTATGGCGGCATCGAGACCCTTCGTGTTCCTGTGGACAGGATCTGGAAGCCTGACATTGTCCTCTATAACAA CGCCGTCGGCGACTTCCAAGCTGAAGGCAAGACAAAAGCTCTTCTTCAACACGATGGCACGATCACCTGGAGGCCCCCGGCTGTTTTCAAGAGCTCCTGCCCTATGGATATCACTTTCTTCCCTTTTGATCATCAAAATTGTTCCCTGAAATTTGGTTCCTGGACATATGACAAAGCTGAAATTGACCTTCTCATCATTGGCTCTAAAGTGGATATGAATGACTTTTGGGAAAACAGCGAGTGGGAAATTGTTGACGCTTCGGGCTACAAGCATGACATAAAATACAACTGCTGTGAAGAGATATACACAGACATAACCTACTCCTTTTACATCAGAAGACTGCCGATGTTTTACACCATTAATCTGATAATCCCCTgtctatttatttcatttctgaccGTGCTGGTCTTTTACCTTCCTTCCGACTGCGGTGAAAAGGTGACCCTCTGCGTGTCGGTTCTGCTCTCCCTGACCGTGTTCCTGCTGGTGATCACGGAGACCGTCCCGTCCACGTCCCTCGCGATCCCGCTGGTGGGCGAGTACCTCCTGTTCACCACGATCCTTGCCACCCTGTCCATCGTGGGGACTGTGTTTGTGTTGAACGTACACTATCGCACTCCGGCCACACACACCATGCCACAGTGGGTGAAGGTGGGCTTCCTCCAGCGGTTCCCCCAGGTCCTGAGGAGGAGGGGGCCTCTGGACGAGGCGAGGGAGACAAGTTCAGGTGAAAACCCGAAGGACACTCCCAGCCGGCCCACCAGAGTCAAGTTGGGTCCCCGCAGAGAGCCCAAACTTCTTCAAGAACGCTGCCGCTGTGGTCAGTCAGGTGAGCTTGCCACCAGCAAGAGACGATTAAGTCGTCGGCCTTTACAGCGGAGGGCTGGAAATTCAGAGCACTCGCCCGAAGTTGAAGATGTAATCAGCAGTGTTCAGTTCATAGCAGAAAGCATGACCAGCCAGAATGCCAGGAAGGAG GTAGAAGACGACTGGAAGTACGTGGCCATGGTGGTGGACAGAGTATTTCTTTGGGTATTCATAGTCCTCTGTGTGCTTGGGACTGCAGGGCTTTTTGTACAGCCACTATTGGGGAACACAGGAAAATCTTAA